From Nonlabens sp. Ci31, the proteins below share one genomic window:
- a CDS encoding endonuclease III domain-containing protein yields MNKLEKVAFIINKLEELYPEIPIPLDHTDPFTLLIAVLMSAQSTDVRVNKITPLLFDRADNPYDMVKLSVEEIREIIKPVGLSPMKAKGIHGLSQILIDKHKGIVPRTYEELEEFPAVGHKTAAVVMAQSFGIPTFPVDTHIHRLMYRWNLTNGKNVVQTEKDAKRLFPEEVWNDLHLQIIWYGREYSPARGWDMEKDIITKTVGRKTVLDAYYKKKGK; encoded by the coding sequence ATGAACAAATTAGAAAAAGTTGCATTTATCATAAATAAGCTGGAAGAGTTATATCCAGAAATTCCTATACCCCTAGATCATACCGATCCATTCACCTTATTGATTGCTGTTTTAATGAGTGCGCAAAGTACAGACGTACGGGTCAACAAGATCACACCGCTGCTATTTGATCGAGCAGATAATCCTTATGACATGGTAAAACTGAGCGTAGAAGAAATACGCGAGATCATCAAACCTGTCGGGCTCTCTCCTATGAAAGCTAAAGGAATCCATGGACTTTCTCAAATCCTGATTGATAAACATAAGGGTATCGTCCCAAGAACTTACGAGGAATTAGAAGAGTTTCCAGCCGTAGGACACAAAACCGCTGCCGTAGTAATGGCGCAGTCATTTGGTATTCCTACGTTTCCTGTAGACACCCATATTCACAGATTGATGTACCGCTGGAATCTCACCAATGGAAAGAACGTGGTACAAACAGAAAAAGATGCTAAAAGACTCTTCCCAGAGGAAGTATGGAATGACTTGCATCTTCAAATCATTTGGTACGGCCGTGAGTATAGCCCTGCGCGTGGTTGGGATATGGAAAAAGATATTATTACAAAAACTGTAGGGAGAAAAACGGTGTTGGATGCTTATTATAAGAAGAAAGGGAAGTGA
- the bcp gene encoding thioredoxin-dependent thiol peroxidase, producing MTSLKVGDKAPDFSILNQDEQTVSLSDFAGKKLVLFFYPKASTPGCTAEACNLRDNIDRFRASGYEILGASADSPKRQKNFQTKYELPYDLLADEDHKLLNAFQVWGPKKFMGKEYDGIHRTTFVIDEKGVLTDVIQKVKTKDHAAQIL from the coding sequence ATGACTTCATTAAAAGTAGGAGATAAAGCTCCAGATTTTTCAATTCTTAATCAAGATGAACAAACCGTTTCTTTATCGGATTTTGCCGGTAAGAAATTGGTTTTATTCTTTTACCCTAAAGCAAGTACACCAGGTTGTACCGCTGAGGCGTGTAATTTAAGGGATAATATAGATCGTTTTCGCGCAAGCGGCTATGAGATTTTAGGAGCAAGTGCTGATAGTCCTAAACGACAAAAGAACTTTCAAACTAAATATGAACTTCCATACGATCTTCTTGCAGATGAAGATCATAAGCTGTTAAATGCTTTTCAAGTTTGGGGTCCTAAAAAGTTTATGGGTAAAGAATACGACGGGATTCACCGCACCACCTTTGTAATAGATGAAAAGGGCGTGCTCACTGATGTGATTCAAAAGGTAAAAACCAAAGATCACGCGGCTCAAATTTTATAA
- a CDS encoding TonB-dependent receptor yields MGLSLPGDHDFESVPSIKNKVLRINLNRNIYGTFAEIGAGQETVRQFFRAGGASGTIAKAMSAYDKDFSDSIYGIQDDGRYVTESRLVKMLDHESNLIEERLSREKHPEKLFFTYANTVATIDFAKRYLGHGWVGIRFQASPEEDYSEIILHVRFKERDARLQQITLGILGTNLIYGAFYKHDNPRKLLEYLYDHIDKDKIEIDMINFAGPRFKDVDNRLMSLQLLKHGMTEAVMFGPDGNNILSARILYKKNVLALRGSFRPVTKVNMDMFETARRRFLKSGRVKEENVETIFEITLSNLRASGEIDEKDFMHRAELLCSLGQTVMISNFKEYYKLVEYFNNYTKERIGLVMGVNNLVEIFDTKYYTHLSGGILEAFGKLFFKDLRVYLYPMLDQETGELTTSENLKVHPRMKELYKFFKYNGKLKDLEDYNPDILHIFSREVLRMIDAGEDGWKQMLPEGIPTLMEKENLFGCNNNEQNSNKDAASHTEDAPL; encoded by the coding sequence ATGGGTTTAAGCTTACCAGGAGATCACGATTTTGAATCTGTTCCATCCATAAAAAACAAAGTCCTTAGAATTAACCTGAACCGTAACATTTACGGAACCTTTGCCGAAATAGGTGCTGGACAAGAAACGGTTAGACAATTTTTTAGAGCTGGTGGCGCTTCTGGTACTATTGCAAAAGCAATGAGTGCTTATGACAAGGATTTCTCAGATTCTATTTATGGGATTCAAGATGACGGACGTTATGTCACAGAGTCCAGATTAGTGAAAATGCTGGATCACGAGTCCAACCTTATTGAAGAAAGACTTTCTCGAGAAAAACATCCAGAAAAATTATTCTTTACTTATGCTAACACCGTAGCAACCATTGACTTTGCTAAGCGATACTTAGGACATGGCTGGGTAGGAATTAGATTTCAAGCTTCCCCTGAAGAGGATTATTCAGAGATTATACTACATGTGCGTTTTAAAGAACGCGATGCTAGATTGCAACAAATTACATTGGGTATTCTGGGAACTAACTTGATATATGGTGCTTTTTATAAGCATGATAACCCTAGAAAATTACTGGAATACCTATACGATCATATCGATAAGGATAAGATCGAGATTGACATGATTAATTTTGCTGGTCCGCGTTTTAAAGATGTAGATAATCGTTTGATGAGTTTACAGCTTCTTAAACACGGAATGACTGAGGCCGTAATGTTCGGACCTGATGGGAATAATATTTTAAGTGCTCGTATCCTTTATAAGAAAAATGTATTGGCACTGCGAGGTAGTTTCCGTCCGGTAACTAAAGTAAACATGGATATGTTTGAAACTGCCCGCCGCAGGTTCTTAAAATCAGGTAGGGTAAAAGAAGAAAATGTAGAAACCATATTTGAAATAACCCTGTCTAACTTAAGAGCCAGTGGAGAAATAGACGAAAAAGACTTTATGCACCGAGCAGAGCTGCTTTGTTCCCTTGGACAGACCGTTATGATTTCTAACTTTAAAGAATACTATAAGTTAGTAGAGTACTTTAATAATTATACTAAAGAACGTATAGGTCTAGTAATGGGGGTCAATAATCTAGTAGAGATTTTTGATACTAAATATTATACGCACTTGAGTGGTGGAATTTTGGAAGCTTTTGGAAAACTATTCTTTAAAGATTTGAGAGTTTATCTTTACCCCATGCTCGATCAAGAAACTGGAGAGTTGACAACAAGCGAAAACCTAAAGGTACATCCTCGCATGAAAGAACTTTACAAATTCTTTAAATACAATGGTAAACTAAAAGACCTAGAAGACTATAATCCTGATATCCTTCATATTTTCTCTAGGGAAGTATTGCGTATGATTGACGCAGGAGAAGATGGATGGAAACAAATGTTGCCCGAAGGAATTCCCACTTTAATGGAAAAGGAGAACCTCTTCGGTTGCAACAATAACGAGCAAAATTCTAATAAGGATGCTGCATCTCACACAGAAGACGCCCCCTTATAA
- a CDS encoding MBL fold metallo-hydrolase: protein MKKYQYFYKTIMEVKITILGTGTSQGIPVIGSSHPVCLSENSKDKRLRVSAMFEVNDKRFIIDCGPDFRQQMLTQEVSAIDAMIFTHEHADHTAGLDDLRPFYFRQGNLQCYMTSRVHNALKERFSYIFTTENKYPGVATLDVHEFEKESFEIDGIRVIPVLADHGYIPVHGYRIGDIAYMTDVKTIAPGEKEKLKNLDVLVLNMLRKETHATHLNLEEALELVRELQPKRTYFTHISHHLGFHDEVQKTLPENVFLAYDNLEITSH from the coding sequence ATGAAAAAATATCAATACTTTTATAAAACAATTATGGAAGTAAAAATTACGATTTTAGGAACTGGTACGTCACAAGGAATTCCTGTTATAGGTAGCTCACATCCAGTGTGTTTGAGTGAGAATTCTAAGGATAAACGTCTTAGAGTGAGTGCTATGTTTGAAGTAAATGACAAGCGTTTCATCATCGATTGTGGTCCTGATTTCCGCCAGCAGATGCTCACACAAGAAGTTTCTGCTATTGATGCTATGATATTCACCCATGAACATGCTGATCATACGGCAGGATTAGATGATTTAAGGCCGTTCTACTTTCGTCAAGGGAACTTGCAATGTTACATGACTTCTCGAGTTCATAATGCCCTTAAAGAACGCTTCAGTTATATATTTACTACCGAAAATAAATATCCAGGTGTAGCTACATTAGACGTTCATGAATTTGAAAAGGAGTCTTTTGAAATAGACGGTATTCGTGTGATTCCTGTTTTGGCAGACCACGGTTATATACCAGTTCATGGTTATAGAATAGGAGATATTGCCTATATGACTGATGTGAAGACCATCGCTCCAGGCGAAAAGGAGAAGCTTAAAAATCTAGATGTTTTGGTACTTAATATGCTGCGTAAAGAAACTCATGCTACACACCTTAATCTAGAAGAAGCATTAGAATTAGTAAGGGAATTACAACCTAAACGTACTTACTTTACACATATAAGTCATCACCTAGGTTTTCATGATGAAGTGCAAAAAACACTTCCTGAAAACGTATTTTTGGCATACGATAACCTTGAAATTACATCACATTGA
- a CDS encoding DEAD/DEAH box helicase, producing MNNSIKSRQQILDKLGIVSLNDMQLQAHDAITNHRDTVIISPTGTGKTLAFLLPVIELLNPELTEVQALILVPSRELAIQIEQVIREMGTGYKANAIYGGRAGAKDKEDLQHTPTILVGTPGRIADHLRRESFDPSFIKTLILDEFDKSLETGFEKEMKEIVGSLPHVTRNILTSATFKVKIPEFVGLENPQVLKFEKETGSVLQIKTMASDSKNRFINLEQIIARTSNGNGIIFCNFKDSIEEVSEFLKSRNISHSVFYGGLEQRDRERALIKFRNGTHQLLLATDLAARGIDVPELDFIIHYELPFHKEEFTHRNGRTARMHANGTAYILHNKKHKLPDYIGESTPLEYAERLKVTHHQKWETLFISGGRKDKISKGDIAGLFFKQGNLGKEELGEIELKQDCAFVAVPFEKAYNLTQQLNNSKIKKRKVRIYRLD from the coding sequence ATGAATAATTCCATCAAATCACGTCAACAAATTCTGGATAAACTGGGGATTGTTTCTTTAAACGACATGCAGTTACAAGCGCATGACGCCATTACAAATCATAGAGATACAGTGATCATCTCACCTACTGGAACAGGAAAAACATTGGCTTTTCTACTTCCAGTAATCGAATTATTAAATCCAGAGCTTACCGAAGTCCAAGCATTGATTTTAGTTCCTTCTCGCGAGCTTGCCATACAAATAGAGCAAGTGATTAGAGAAATGGGAACAGGTTATAAAGCAAATGCCATTTATGGTGGACGCGCCGGGGCAAAGGATAAGGAAGATTTGCAACACACTCCTACTATTCTCGTAGGAACTCCAGGAAGAATTGCTGATCATTTAAGGCGTGAATCTTTTGACCCTTCTTTTATTAAAACTTTAATTCTAGATGAATTTGATAAATCGCTGGAGACTGGTTTTGAAAAAGAGATGAAAGAGATAGTAGGTTCATTGCCCCATGTGACTCGTAATATCCTGACCTCGGCCACTTTTAAAGTGAAAATTCCTGAATTTGTAGGATTAGAGAATCCCCAGGTGTTGAAATTTGAGAAGGAGACCGGTAGTGTACTACAGATTAAAACCATGGCGTCGGATTCTAAGAACCGTTTTATCAATCTCGAGCAAATCATTGCTCGAACTAGCAATGGTAACGGTATCATCTTTTGTAATTTTAAAGATTCTATTGAAGAAGTCAGTGAGTTTCTAAAAAGCAGGAATATCTCTCATTCGGTCTTTTATGGCGGGCTCGAGCAACGGGATCGCGAGCGTGCGTTGATCAAGTTTAGGAACGGAACCCACCAGCTATTGCTAGCCACAGATCTTGCGGCTCGTGGAATAGATGTGCCTGAGCTGGATTTTATTATTCATTACGAGCTTCCTTTTCACAAAGAAGAATTCACCCATAGAAATGGTCGTACAGCTAGAATGCATGCCAATGGAACGGCTTATATTTTGCACAATAAGAAACATAAACTTCCTGATTATATAGGAGAAAGTACGCCTCTAGAATATGCAGAGCGATTAAAAGTAACCCACCATCAAAAATGGGAAACACTCTTTATTTCTGGTGGAAGAAAAGATAAAATCTCCAAAGGAGACATCGCTGGGTTGTTCTTTAAACAAGGCAACCTAGGTAAAGAGGAACTGGGCGAAATTGAATTAAAGCAAGACTGTGCCTTTGTCGCAGTACCTTTTGAAAAGGCTTATAACCTCACCCAACAGCTCAATAATAGTAAAATTAAGAAACGTAAAGTGCGAATTTATAGATTGGATTAG